One segment of Erigeron canadensis isolate Cc75 chromosome 2, C_canadensis_v1, whole genome shotgun sequence DNA contains the following:
- the LOC122589631 gene encoding uncharacterized protein LOC122589631: MAIAASSDSKASVSTVNKMITDDNETEIAVETKSEKPAKKKRNNNPGVRVIRGQIYDSQNGITCHQCRQKTYTAYVACKNLEKTKPCPIKYCRKCLLNRYGEKAEDVELLDQWDCPKCKGVCNCSMCMKKRGQQPTGQLAKMAKAGGFSSVLDLIDAKGVQNVSNYKRAKGTTASPRKLDAAGEEIMITSPKKLGKENLFDGKTDSNADSQLSVPPHAENKPRKKKRKGAEVMQNGTGVSDHALNEKNQKKVKSKSSKEFVGETTKRKPENEAEGNTIVHDQKAAQLLEKPQKIKQKRVKVMQDTIGVGDHASNEKKQKKTNSKESKEICGEIVSSGTSLKDNRAQQPQNEPGEKTTTCDHTATQHLNGNQHSKVKQNAISSFEAVIPLPTGSELVTIAGVDLPKEDAGNALQLLEFCSTFGKILDVKKGQAEAVLRDLINGRSTRRGKFTSVIQFHIQLLSVIQEESESESESESSSSDLTLGNDSWWKALKSCISKSQLKHMDCIETEAGEYDSLDASMKLRLLICLCDEVLGTEKLRTWMDDQNVKFVEKKKEAKDKLCAAKDKEKSLKQKMLDDVAKAVIANEGVPLTTMEYDAIVSKIKNKAAEAHAEMLECKTMVPIDKERPDSVRTEPIFRDNKGHLYWRLKGCSDKAGILLQDIGTGDHAVEVVDNWFEFDDEQTGLIESHINLLRSRFRKCYKN, translated from the exons atGGCGATTGCTGCAAGCTCTGACTCGAAAGCTTCTGTATCCACTGTGAATAAAATGATAACCGATGACAACGAGACCGAAATCGCCGTTGAGACGAAGTCCGAAAAACCGGCTAAGAAGAAGCGGAACAACAATCCAGGCGTCCGTGTTATTCGCGGTCAGATTTATGATTCCCAGAATGGAATTACTTGCCATCAA TGCCGGCAGAAGACCTATACGGCATATGTTGCCTGCAAGAATCTGGAAAAGACTAAGCCATGCCCCATAAAGTATTGCAGAAAATGCCTGTTAAACAG GTATGGGGAAAAAGCTGAAGATGTGGAGTTATTGGATCAATGGGATTGTCCCAAGTGTAAAGGTGTATGCAACTGCAGCATGTGCAT GAAGAAACGTGGTCAACAGCCCACTGGTCAGCTTGCCAAAATGGCAAAGGCAGGTGGTTTTTCTTCTGTGTTGGACTTGATTGATGCAAAAGGTGTTCAAAATGTTAGTAATTACAAGAGAGCAAAAGGAACAACCGCTTCACCAAGAAAGCTAGATGCTGCAGGAGAG GAAATCATGATTACTTCACCAAAGAAACTGGGCAAGGAAAATCTGTTTGATGGAAAGACCGATTCAAATGCTGATTCCCAGCTTTCAGTACCACCTCATGCTGAGAACAAACCAAGGAAAAAGAAGCGAAAAGGAGCAGAAGTTATGCAAAATGGCACTGGGGTTAGCGATCATGCTCTTAATGAgaagaatcaaaagaaagttAAATCAAAATCTTCAAAGGAGTTTGTTGGAGAAACTACCAAACGTAAACCAGAAAATGAGGCAGAAGGAAATACTATTGTTCATGATCAAAAAGCAGCCCAGCTTTTGGAGAAACCACAGAAAATAAAGCAAAAACGGGTTAAAGTCATGCAAGACACCATTGGGGTTGGTGACCATGCCTCTAATGAGAAGAAGCAAAAGAAAACTAACTCAAAAGAATCAAAGGAGATTTGTGGAGAAATTGTGAGTAGTGGCACAAGTCTGAAGGATAATAGGGCTCAACAACCACAAAATGAGCCTGGAGAAAAAACTACTACTTGTGATCACACTGCAACCCAGCATTTGAATGGCAATCAACAttcaaaagtaaaacaaaatgcTATTAGTTCGTTTGAGGCTGTTATTCCTTTACCAACCGGAAGTGAGTTGGTAACTATAGCGGGGGTAGACCTCCCAAAAGAGGATGCTGGTAATGCATTGCAATTGTTAGAATTCTGTTCTACATTTGGAAAG ATTCTAGATGTCAAAAAGGGGCAGGCGGAAGCAGTTCTGAGAGATTTAATAAACGGTCGAAGTACACGTCGTGGGAAATTTACTTCAGTAATCCAGTTTCATATTCAGTTGCTGTCTGTTATACAAGAggaatctgaatctgaatctgaatcaGA atcatcatcatcagatctGACTCTTGGAAATGATTCATGGTGGAAAGCTCTAAAAAGTTGCATTTCTAAATCTCAATTGAAACATATGGACTGTATAGAAACAGAAGCTGGGGAATATGATAGTTTAGATGCATCAATGAAACTTAGACTCTTAATCTGCCTTTGCGATGAAGTTCTTGGGACCGA AAAATTAAGAACTtggatggatgatcaaaatgtcaaatttgttgaaaagaaaaaggaagcaAAGGATAAGCTCTGTGCTGCAAAAGATAAG GAGAAAAGCTTGAAGCAGAAAATGCTTGATGATGTTGCCAAAGCGGTCATAGCGAATGAGGGTGTTCCTCTTACTACAATGGAATATGATGCAATTGTTTCTAAGATCAAGAATAAAGCAGCTGAAGCTCATGCTGAGATGCTTGAATGTAAAACAATGGTTCCCATAG ATAAAGAAAGGCCGGACTCTGTGAGAACAGAGCCAATATTTAGAGACAATAAAGGACATCTGTACTGGCGATTGAAGGGGTGTTCTGACAAAGCTGGTATTCTTCTTCAAG ATATAGGAACTGGAGATCATGCAGTTGAAGTGGTTGACAATTGGTTTGAGTTTGATGATGAACAGACGGGTTTGATTGAGAGTCACATAAATCTTTTAAG GTCCCGGTTTAGAAAATGCTATAAAAATTAG
- the LOC122589537 gene encoding thylakoid membrane protein slr0575 gives MKALSTASIGGGGNILCSHRLNLSGNNRQLISFNQLNLRRSSGSFNNQDQFIDRPKSYVNLRFVVVRAADSSPASVPAAAASGGKAIVEDEEFSLAKVSFGVIGLGLGLSLLSYGFGAYFNILPGSEWSALMLTYGFPLTIIGMALKYAELKPVPCLTYSDAQALREKCATPILKQVRDDVIRYRYGDEQHLDEALKRIFQYGLGGGVSRRNAPVLQKIREEVTEDGKYCLVLVFEAKALELTDFEKRQQKFASFFGPGITAEVGKGEEESTYDVRLISNNTL, from the exons atgaAAGCATTATCAACAGCATCAATCGGCGGTGGCGGTAATATCCTCTGTTCTCATCGGTTAAATCTCTCCGGCAACAACCGTCAGTTAATCTCTTTCAATCAGTTGAATCTCCGGCGGAGCTCCGGTAGCTTCAATAATCAGGATCAGTTTATTGATAGACCTAAAAGTTACGTTAACCTTAGGTTTGTTGTTGTTAGAGCTGCGGATTCTTCTCCGGCGTCGGTTCCGGCTGCCGCTGCTAGTGGCGGAAAGGCGATAGTCGAAGACGAGGAGTTTTCGCTTGCGAAA GTCTCCTTTGGTGTTATTGGACTAGGTCTTGGACTTTCACTCCTATC TTATGGTTTTGGAGCATATTTCAATATTCTCCCAGGATCTGAATGGTCAGCATTGATGTTGACGTATGGATTTCCTCTGACGATTATTGGGATGGCTCTCAAG TACGCAGAACTCAAACCAGTGCCATGTTTGACTTACTCTGATGCTCAGGCTCTGAGAGAAAAATGTGCGACCCCTATCCTTAAGCAG GTCAGGGATGATGTTATCAGATACCGCTATGGAGATGAACAACATTTGGACGAGGCTTTGAAGCGTATCTTCCAGTATGGTCTG GGTGGCGGTGTGTCACGAAGGAATGCTCCAGTTTTACAAAAAATCCGTGAAGAA GTTACAGAAGATGGTAAATATTGCTTAGTGTTGGTGTTCGAAGCCAAAGCACTTGAGTTGACTGATTTTGAAAAAAGACAG CAAAAATTTGCTTCCTTTTTTGGCCCGGGAATCACTGCTGAAGTCG GGAAAGGAGAAGAAGAGAGTACGTACGATGTACGCCTAATTTCCAACAACACGTTGTAA